One genomic window of Methylothermaceae bacteria B42 includes the following:
- a CDS encoding ABC transporter permease: MGYWTAYRTLAGKEIHRFMRIWPQTLLPPLVTTSLYFLIFGALMGPRIGPMAGIPYIDYIVPGIILMAVINHSYANVVSSFYSAKFQRHIEEMLIAPMPAWVILSGYITGGVTRGLLVGAIVTGIAAFFTDLKIAHPELAIAVALSTSVLFALGGFINAVFANSFDDISIIPNFVLTPLVYLGGVFYSITLLPEPWHSASLANPILYMVNAFRFGFLGVADVNLTTAFLMVGGLILTLGLSGLFFLWKGVGIKH; the protein is encoded by the coding sequence ATGGGATACTGGACTGCTTATCGTACTTTGGCCGGCAAGGAAATCCACCGCTTTATGCGGATTTGGCCGCAAACCCTGTTACCGCCATTGGTGACTACGTCCCTGTATTTTTTGATCTTTGGCGCGCTGATGGGGCCGCGTATCGGTCCCATGGCGGGTATTCCCTATATCGATTACATCGTTCCCGGTATCATTTTGATGGCGGTCATCAATCATTCCTATGCCAATGTAGTGTCTTCCTTCTATTCCGCTAAATTTCAGCGCCACATTGAAGAGATGCTAATCGCGCCGATGCCGGCGTGGGTGATTTTATCCGGTTATATCACCGGCGGCGTGACCCGGGGATTGCTGGTAGGCGCTATCGTGACAGGCATCGCGGCGTTTTTTACTGATCTGAAAATTGCCCATCCCGAATTGGCGATTGCGGTAGCCTTGTCAACGTCGGTTCTTTTTGCCCTGGGCGGTTTTATCAACGCGGTTTTCGCCAATAGTTTTGACGATATTTCCATCATTCCCAACTTTGTGCTTACCCCGCTAGTGTACCTGGGCGGCGTTTTTTATTCCATTACCTTGCTGCCGGAACCTTGGCACAGCGCCTCCTTGGCCAATCCTATTCTGTATATGGTCAATGCCTTTCGTTTCGGGTTTTTAGGCGTCGCCGATGTCAATCTGACCACCGCCTTTTTGATGGTAGGGGGATTGATCTTAACTTTGGGACTGTCGGGGCTGTTTTTTCTATGGAAAGGGGTAGGAATCAAACATTAG